One genomic segment of Streptomyces sp. TLI_146 includes these proteins:
- a CDS encoding TetR/AcrR family transcriptional regulator yields the protein MSETTAQDASMGRRERKKAATRQALADAALRLFLERGYDQVGIREIADAADVSTTTLFKHFPVKEALVFDEDAGREAGLLAAVYDRPQGQSVLAALREHALRHRVGTRDDDPAFADFVALVENTPALRDYAQQMWLRHETALGQAIAETTGRPADDPHCAALAHFVLEAPRTARGRADGHEAVNRAFDILEQGWNNISPQA from the coding sequence ATGAGCGAGACGACCGCACAGGACGCGTCGATGGGGCGTCGTGAACGCAAGAAGGCCGCAACCCGCCAGGCTCTGGCCGATGCCGCCCTGCGCCTCTTCCTCGAACGCGGCTACGACCAGGTCGGCATCCGGGAGATCGCCGATGCGGCGGACGTGTCCACCACCACCCTGTTCAAGCACTTCCCCGTGAAGGAAGCGCTCGTCTTCGACGAGGACGCCGGGCGGGAAGCCGGGCTCCTGGCCGCCGTGTACGACAGGCCCCAGGGCCAGTCCGTCCTCGCGGCCCTGCGCGAGCACGCCCTCCGCCACCGGGTCGGAACCAGGGACGACGACCCCGCCTTCGCGGACTTCGTCGCCCTCGTGGAAAACACCCCCGCCCTGCGCGACTACGCCCAACAGATGTGGCTGCGACACGAAACCGCACTCGGTCAGGCCATCGCCGAAACGACCGGCCGCCCCGCCGACGATCCGCACTGCGCGGCACTGGCCCACTTCGTCCTGGAAGCACCCCGCACCGCTCGCGGTCGCGCCGACGGCCACGAAGCGGTCAACCGCGCCTTCGACATCCTCGAACAGGGCTGGAACAACATCAGCCCCCAAGCGTGA
- a CDS encoding caspase family protein, whose protein sequence is MTRFPDPAASRAVLIGVSRYEHSELPGLPAVRANLADLRAVLTDPVNGTLPDEHCLVVDEPQLPTDFGLRVTKAADEATDVLLVYYAGHGVVDGQGRLHLAVFHTDPARTSVTAFPYDVLREAMVDSRAAVSVLVLDCCFSGRAAGPMGGEQGLISGQIDIAGTYVLASSSATKPSLALRGATHTAFTEALLAALRRPDPLTLDALYDTVHHHLLARSLPLPQRRVMNTAGGLTLVKGPPTAAHSSRTTDAERKPPTRWNRRGFLVAGCTAGVALGAAALEWLLKGGADPDTSGASGASSSGSPARKVTGAHSSGQALAAHEGPVLSVAFRPGGEILASGSADRSIRLWKVTDPATAAPLLSLTAPTDNVDAVTFSSDGGLLAGGGNDNAVWLWMTTDPAKPRPLSRLTGHTGAVFSVAFNPDSTILASGSADRTLRLWNVSDPVKPTLMGRPGTGHTDAVLSVAFSPDQSLMATGSADNSILLWNVATPPATAGAPVPGHKNRVHSVVFSPDGKFLASAGGDRTVRLWNVTDVANPTQIGAPLSGHTDAVYCLAFTADGKVLASAGADKKVLLWDLTDPGEPQPLGHPLVGHAGAVHSVAFTTDGKLLASAGADNKIRLWTVAR, encoded by the coding sequence GTGACTCGGTTCCCGGACCCGGCTGCTTCGCGGGCCGTCCTGATCGGCGTGAGCCGCTACGAGCACTCCGAACTGCCCGGGCTCCCGGCGGTGCGGGCTAACCTCGCCGATCTCAGGGCGGTCCTCACGGATCCGGTCAACGGGACTTTGCCGGACGAGCACTGCCTCGTGGTCGACGAGCCCCAACTCCCGACCGACTTCGGGCTCCGCGTCACCAAGGCCGCCGACGAGGCCACGGACGTCCTGCTCGTCTACTACGCGGGTCACGGAGTCGTCGACGGGCAAGGCAGGCTCCATCTGGCCGTGTTCCACACCGACCCGGCACGGACGAGCGTGACCGCGTTCCCCTACGACGTCCTGCGGGAGGCAATGGTCGACAGTCGCGCGGCGGTGAGCGTGCTCGTACTGGACTGCTGCTTCTCCGGCCGGGCGGCCGGACCGATGGGGGGTGAGCAAGGGCTGATCAGCGGCCAGATCGACATCGCCGGTACGTACGTCCTCGCCTCGTCATCGGCGACCAAGCCCTCGCTGGCTTTGCGGGGAGCGACCCACACCGCCTTCACCGAGGCACTCCTCGCGGCGCTGCGCCGCCCGGATCCGCTCACCCTCGACGCGTTGTACGACACGGTGCACCACCACCTCCTCGCCCGGTCATTACCACTGCCCCAGCGGCGGGTGATGAACACGGCGGGAGGCCTGACCCTGGTGAAGGGCCCGCCTACCGCAGCGCACTCCAGCCGTACGACCGACGCCGAGAGGAAGCCGCCGACCCGGTGGAACCGGCGTGGGTTTCTGGTCGCGGGCTGCACTGCCGGTGTGGCCCTCGGTGCCGCGGCCCTGGAGTGGCTGCTCAAAGGCGGGGCGGATCCCGACACATCGGGCGCCAGCGGAGCGTCGTCGAGTGGCTCCCCGGCGAGGAAGGTGACCGGTGCCCACTCTTCCGGGCAAGCCCTCGCCGCTCACGAGGGCCCCGTCCTGTCGGTGGCGTTCCGCCCCGGCGGAGAGATCCTGGCCAGCGGCAGTGCCGATCGGAGCATCCGGCTGTGGAAGGTGACCGACCCGGCCACAGCGGCACCCCTCCTGTCCCTCACGGCCCCCACGGACAACGTCGACGCGGTGACGTTCAGCTCCGACGGTGGCCTCCTGGCCGGCGGCGGTAACGACAACGCGGTGTGGCTGTGGATGACCACCGATCCCGCGAAACCGAGACCGCTCAGCCGCCTCACCGGCCACACGGGCGCCGTCTTCTCGGTCGCCTTCAATCCCGACAGCACCATCCTCGCCAGCGGCAGCGCGGATCGGACGCTCCGCCTCTGGAATGTGTCGGACCCCGTAAAGCCGACACTGATGGGCCGTCCCGGCACCGGCCACACCGACGCAGTCCTCTCCGTGGCATTCAGTCCCGACCAGAGCCTCATGGCCACCGGCAGCGCCGACAACTCGATCCTGTTGTGGAACGTGGCCACCCCGCCGGCCACCGCGGGCGCGCCCGTCCCCGGTCACAAGAACCGCGTCCACAGCGTGGTGTTCAGCCCCGACGGCAAGTTCCTGGCCAGCGCAGGCGGGGACAGGACGGTCCGCCTGTGGAACGTGACCGACGTCGCGAACCCGACCCAGATCGGCGCCCCTCTGTCTGGTCACACGGATGCGGTCTACTGCCTTGCCTTCACCGCCGACGGCAAAGTCCTGGCCAGTGCCGGTGCCGACAAGAAGGTGCTCCTTTGGGACCTGACCGACCCGGGAGAACCGCAACCACTCGGCCACCCCCTCGTCGGGCACGCGGGCGCCGTTCACTCGGTCGCCTTCACCACCGACGGCAAGCTCCTGGCCAGTGCCGGCGCCGACAACAAGATCCGCCTATGGACGGTCGCCCGCTGA
- a CDS encoding NADPH-dependent F420 reductase produces MTKIAVLGNGRVGGNLAAALTRAGHEVTVADRTPGAAADAARTARIVINATPGAGSLDRLAALRDELRDKILVDVSNATTDGPDGLPADLIYPGSSLAEQLQEALPETRVVKTLNTMLFPVMTSPATLSQTPTAFLSGEDPQAKQIVRELLTDLGWQKDWITDLGGIRTARATEAAILFVPHVIRSTGFTPFAISIAR; encoded by the coding sequence ATGACCAAGATCGCAGTTCTCGGAAACGGCCGCGTCGGCGGCAACCTCGCCGCAGCCCTCACCCGGGCAGGACACGAGGTGACCGTGGCCGACCGCACGCCGGGCGCCGCCGCCGATGCCGCCCGCACTGCCCGTATCGTCATCAACGCCACCCCGGGTGCCGGCTCGCTGGACCGGCTCGCCGCTCTGCGCGACGAACTCCGGGACAAGATCCTCGTCGACGTCTCCAACGCCACCACCGACGGACCGGACGGACTGCCCGCCGATCTGATCTACCCCGGCTCGAGCCTCGCGGAACAACTCCAGGAAGCGCTCCCCGAAACGCGTGTCGTCAAGACACTCAACACCATGCTCTTCCCCGTGATGACCTCACCGGCCACGCTCTCCCAGACGCCGACCGCGTTCCTCTCCGGCGAGGACCCGCAGGCCAAGCAGATCGTCCGCGAACTGCTCACCGACCTCGGCTGGCAAAAGGACTGGATCACCGACCTCGGCGGGATCCGGACCGCCCGCGCCACAGAGGCCGCGATCCTGTTCGTACCGCACGTCATCCGCTCCACCGGATTCACCCCCTTCGCGATCTCCATCGCCCGCTGA
- a CDS encoding 3'(2'),5'-bisphosphate nucleotidase CysQ: MSETLQTTDIAASDADLLAETAIAVREAGSALRERFGEVVRYQTREELMRALAANDDTALDILRPRLTRLRPDAGWVEDELDGGALPSGEWWVVDPAEGNVNHLHALPEWAVTATLVRENQPVLTVVHLPLTGETYTALTGAGAHLDGRPLHVSRTADLGLSIVATSQARPDEDEKVVRRVGSSITAMLFDALVVRVAVPATLHLLNVAAGRIDAFWQYSGARADLLPGALLVTEAGGRISDAEGRPWTPQSQSFVAAAPGVHAEAVSTLSR, encoded by the coding sequence ATGTCCGAAACGCTTCAGACCACTGACATCGCCGCCTCCGACGCCGACCTGCTCGCCGAGACCGCGATCGCCGTGCGTGAGGCGGGTTCGGCGCTGCGCGAGCGCTTCGGTGAGGTAGTCCGCTACCAGACCCGCGAAGAGCTGATGCGCGCGCTCGCCGCCAACGACGACACGGCCCTCGACATCCTGCGCCCCCGCCTCACCCGCCTGCGCCCGGACGCCGGCTGGGTGGAGGACGAACTGGACGGCGGCGCGCTGCCGTCCGGCGAATGGTGGGTCGTGGACCCGGCCGAAGGCAACGTCAACCACCTGCACGCCCTGCCGGAGTGGGCGGTGACCGCCACCCTCGTGCGGGAGAACCAGCCGGTGCTCACCGTGGTTCACCTGCCGTTGACCGGCGAGACCTACACCGCGCTTACCGGCGCGGGCGCCCACCTCGACGGCAGGCCGCTGCACGTCTCCCGGACCGCGGACCTCGGCCTGAGCATCGTGGCCACCAGCCAGGCCCGGCCGGACGAGGATGAAAAGGTCGTGCGGCGCGTCGGCTCCTCGATCACCGCGATGCTCTTCGACGCGCTCGTCGTCCGCGTCGCCGTACCCGCGACCCTGCATCTGCTGAACGTGGCCGCCGGCCGGATCGACGCCTTCTGGCAGTACTCCGGCGCCCGCGCGGACTTGCTTCCCGGAGCGCTGCTCGTCACTGAGGCCGGCGGACGGATCTCCGACGCCGAGGGCCGCCCCTGGACCCCGCAGAGCCAGAGCTTCGTGGCTGCCGCGCCCGGTGTCCACGCCGAGGCCGTATCCACGCTCTCGCGCTGA
- a CDS encoding LysR family transcriptional regulator encodes MQLDLNLLAALDALLEEGSVAGAAARLHVTAPAMSRSLGRIRRTTGDQILVRTGRTMTPTPYAIAVREQVHELLHQVQGVLAPSRELDLATLERTFTLRWHDSLVALSGPALLAAVRGQAPGVRLRFVAESSIDTPELRRGEVDLEANASRPSAPDIRAENVGETRLVIVVRQGHPLTRARTVTAKRYAAAEHVTVSRRGNLSNAIDDALARLGLTRRVVATAPTEAAALEFARGSDILLSVPEATTRSAAADLGLAVLPLPLELPSAPIYLSWHQRYDTDHAHAWLRELARTALAT; translated from the coding sequence ATGCAATTGGATTTGAACCTGCTCGCCGCGCTCGACGCACTGCTGGAGGAGGGCAGTGTGGCCGGGGCGGCAGCGCGCCTGCATGTCACCGCCCCCGCGATGAGCCGGAGTCTGGGCCGGATTCGGCGCACCACCGGGGATCAGATCCTGGTGCGCACCGGTCGCACGATGACCCCGACGCCGTATGCGATCGCCGTCCGGGAACAGGTGCATGAGCTGCTGCACCAGGTCCAGGGGGTGCTGGCACCGAGCCGTGAACTCGATCTGGCAACGTTGGAGCGCACGTTCACGCTCCGCTGGCACGATTCCCTGGTCGCGCTGAGCGGCCCCGCACTGCTCGCGGCCGTGCGCGGACAGGCGCCGGGCGTGCGATTGCGCTTCGTCGCGGAATCGAGCATCGACACCCCCGAGTTGCGGCGCGGCGAGGTCGACCTGGAGGCGAACGCCAGCCGCCCGAGCGCACCGGACATCCGTGCCGAGAACGTGGGCGAGACCCGCCTCGTCATCGTCGTGAGGCAGGGGCACCCCCTCACCCGCGCCAGGACCGTCACCGCGAAGCGGTACGCCGCCGCCGAGCACGTCACCGTCTCGCGACGTGGAAATCTCAGCAATGCTATCGACGACGCCCTCGCGCGGCTCGGCCTCACCCGCCGCGTGGTGGCGACGGCGCCCACGGAAGCGGCCGCGCTGGAGTTCGCGCGCGGCTCCGACATCCTGCTCAGCGTCCCCGAAGCCACCACGCGGTCAGCGGCCGCCGACCTCGGCCTGGCCGTACTCCCCCTCCCCCTCGAACTGCCGTCGGCACCGATATACCTGTCGTGGCATCAGCGCTACGACACCGACCACGCCCACGCCTGGCTGCGCGAGCTGGCGCGAACCGCGCTGGCCACGTGA
- a CDS encoding SDR family oxidoreductase → MSKTKIALVTGANKGIGYEIANGLGALGYRVGVGARDEARLETAVEKLRAAGVDAFGVPLEVTSDRSVTDAVELIERQAGRLDVLVNNAGISGESGPGWVQDPTALDLDVVRTVVETNVLGVIRVTNALLPLLRRSTSPRVVNVSSGVGSLTRQADPNIEIGPVMAAYAPSKTFLNAITVQYARQFAGTNILINAACPGLVATDFTGFHGSRTPEQGAATAIRLATLPDDGPTGSFFEDDGVIPW, encoded by the coding sequence ATGAGCAAAACGAAGATTGCGCTGGTGACCGGCGCGAACAAGGGAATCGGGTACGAGATCGCGAACGGTCTGGGTGCCCTCGGATACCGCGTGGGCGTGGGAGCCCGGGACGAGGCCCGGCTCGAGACGGCCGTGGAGAAGCTGCGCGCCGCCGGGGTGGACGCGTTCGGGGTGCCGCTGGAGGTGACCAGCGACCGCAGTGTCACCGATGCCGTGGAACTGATCGAACGGCAGGCCGGGCGTCTGGACGTCCTGGTCAACAACGCCGGGATCTCGGGAGAGTCCGGCCCGGGGTGGGTGCAGGACCCGACCGCACTCGACCTCGACGTGGTCCGCACGGTCGTGGAGACCAACGTCCTCGGCGTCATCCGCGTGACCAACGCGCTGCTGCCGCTGCTGCGGCGCTCCACGTCACCGCGCGTCGTCAACGTCTCCAGCGGCGTTGGCTCCCTGACCCGGCAGGCGGACCCGAACATCGAGATCGGCCCCGTCATGGCGGCCTACGCGCCGTCGAAGACGTTCCTCAACGCCATCACCGTGCAGTACGCCCGGCAGTTCGCCGGTACGAACATCCTGATCAACGCCGCCTGCCCGGGTCTGGTCGCGACCGACTTCACCGGCTTCCACGGATCCCGCACTCCCGAGCAGGGCGCAGCCACCGCGATCCGGCTCGCCACGCTTCCCGACGACGGCCCGACCGGTTCGTTCTTCGAAGACGACGGCGTCATCCCCTGGTGA
- a CDS encoding LysR family transcriptional regulator, with protein sequence MDTLETRELRYFVAVAEELHFGRAAERLGIAQPPLSRAIQQLERRLGVSLLDRNRRGVSLTGAGEVLLYEGRAALHATTAAARRTRRAGGADHPGGARDRLVLAVKAAASQELLRKLLDAYAAQPDAAEIEVLPCGIGEQEILLRDGRADVALMQTPFNSLAGFDSEELLTEGRIAVLPAGHPLATHKTLSLADVTDAPDLPLARWPRDGAYPPGPGPEVRDQTQLAQLIALGRTAAICPESSRAWLWVEHTAVPLTDAPPVITHIAWPPHSRSRALAQLIRTATEL encoded by the coding sequence ATGGACACCCTGGAGACCCGCGAGCTGAGGTACTTCGTGGCCGTCGCCGAGGAGCTGCACTTCGGCCGCGCCGCAGAGCGGCTCGGCATCGCCCAGCCACCGCTGTCCCGCGCGATCCAGCAGCTCGAACGACGCCTCGGCGTATCGCTGCTGGACCGCAACCGCCGCGGCGTCTCGCTGACCGGCGCCGGAGAGGTCCTGCTGTACGAGGGTCGTGCCGCCCTGCACGCGACCACGGCCGCCGCACGCCGTACCCGTCGCGCCGGTGGCGCCGATCATCCAGGTGGCGCCCGCGATCGCCTGGTGCTCGCGGTCAAGGCCGCCGCGTCCCAAGAACTGCTGCGGAAGCTTCTCGACGCCTACGCGGCCCAGCCCGACGCCGCCGAGATCGAAGTGCTGCCATGCGGTATCGGCGAACAGGAAATACTGCTGCGCGACGGCCGCGCCGACGTGGCCCTCATGCAGACGCCGTTCAACTCCCTCGCCGGGTTCGACAGCGAGGAACTACTGACCGAGGGGCGGATCGCCGTCCTGCCCGCCGGGCACCCTCTCGCCACGCACAAGACCTTGTCCCTGGCAGACGTCACGGACGCCCCTGATCTTCCGCTCGCCCGCTGGCCCCGCGACGGCGCCTACCCTCCCGGCCCCGGCCCCGAGGTCCGCGACCAGACCCAACTGGCCCAGCTGATCGCCCTCGGACGCACCGCGGCCATCTGCCCCGAATCCTCCCGCGCCTGGCTATGGGTCGAACACACTGCCGTCCCCCTCACCGACGCACCCCCTGTCATCACCCACATTGCCTGGCCCCCACACAGCCGCTCCCGCGCCCTGGCCCAGCTGATCCGGACGGCCACCGAGCTATAG
- a CDS encoding oxidoreductase: MTSQTITAAASGTWKLGDRTVNRIGFGAMRLPQHGEAFAPDAVPRDRDQAVKVLRRAVELGVNHIDTAAFYFSSLRSANELINRALTPYPDDLVIATKVGPGRDPSGAWLPHATPEQLRGQVEENLRQLGRDHLDVVNLRIVGTDSIAERFGALAELRDAGLIRHLGLSNIRPHHLAEAQAIAPVVCVQNMYGIGSSAQQEELLRLCGEQRVAFVPFYSIAGSGRTAGAPADDSSTVRAVARARGVSTAEVRLAWTLHRGPHVLPIPGTGDLDHLAQNVAAGSLRLSEEELAALESGNPDDGAVHFS, encoded by the coding sequence ATGACTTCACAGACGATCACTGCCGCGGCGTCGGGCACCTGGAAGCTCGGCGACCGCACCGTCAACCGGATCGGGTTCGGCGCGATGCGCCTGCCCCAGCACGGCGAGGCGTTCGCGCCCGACGCCGTCCCGCGCGACCGCGACCAAGCGGTCAAGGTGTTGCGCCGGGCGGTCGAGCTCGGCGTGAACCACATCGACACCGCGGCGTTCTACTTCTCGTCGCTGCGCTCCGCCAACGAGCTGATCAACCGTGCTCTGACGCCCTACCCGGACGATCTCGTGATCGCCACCAAGGTCGGCCCCGGCCGCGATCCCTCGGGTGCTTGGCTGCCGCACGCCACCCCCGAACAACTGCGCGGCCAGGTCGAGGAGAATCTGCGCCAGCTCGGGCGCGACCACCTCGATGTGGTCAACCTGCGCATCGTCGGCACCGATTCCATCGCCGAACGCTTCGGCGCGCTCGCCGAACTGCGCGACGCCGGACTCATCCGCCACCTGGGCCTGTCCAACATCCGTCCCCACCACCTCGCCGAGGCCCAGGCCATCGCGCCGGTTGTCTGCGTCCAGAACATGTACGGCATCGGCAGCTCAGCCCAGCAGGAGGAACTCCTGCGCCTCTGCGGTGAACAACGCGTCGCCTTCGTGCCGTTCTACTCGATCGCCGGCAGCGGACGAACCGCAGGCGCGCCCGCCGACGACAGCAGCACGGTGCGGGCCGTCGCCCGCGCTCGCGGGGTGAGCACCGCCGAGGTCCGGCTGGCGTGGACGCTGCACCGCGGCCCGCACGTCCTGCCCATTCCCGGCACCGGCGACCTCGACCACCTTGCCCAGAACGTGGCGGCCGGCTCTCTGCGCCTGTCCGAGGAGGAACTGGCCGCCCTGGAGTCCGGCAACCCCGATGACGGCGCGGTCCACTTCTCCTGA
- a CDS encoding ArsR/SmtB family transcription factor, which produces MAELAFSANDLAQVRFAISPMWEVAPSFRLLTAAAAHPVHRPWVEQVRPRLLAAGLDRGWLAELVGPSGYVPDFLTPAPTGPAPTPTAEWDAILASPADRVRHDLDHLARHQGHLGPRLSSLRADPASRLAKVTQELETYWELALAPYWARIRAVLDADIFHRARTVAEHGAGHLFNDLHTSVSWDDNTLRLLHRKRNMPRHSAGAGLLLIPSAFTGPGLRTQVRLPDPPQLAYPARGVGTLWETRPANGVSALTPVLGRSRTLLLTELETPASTTELAHRTGLSPAGVSQYLTALRNAGLVSAHRVGRSVLYARTIAAEVLLEAALV; this is translated from the coding sequence GTGGCGGAGCTGGCGTTCTCGGCGAACGATCTCGCGCAGGTGCGGTTCGCCATCTCGCCGATGTGGGAGGTCGCGCCCAGCTTCCGGCTGCTGACGGCGGCCGCCGCGCACCCGGTCCACCGGCCCTGGGTCGAGCAAGTGCGGCCCCGCCTGCTGGCCGCCGGCCTGGACCGCGGATGGCTTGCCGAGCTGGTCGGACCCTCCGGATACGTGCCCGACTTCCTCACCCCGGCCCCCACGGGACCAGCCCCCACGCCGACGGCAGAGTGGGATGCGATCTTGGCCTCTCCCGCCGACCGGGTACGTCACGACCTTGACCACCTCGCCCGCCACCAAGGGCATCTGGGCCCCCGGCTATCGAGCCTTCGCGCCGACCCGGCCTCCCGCCTGGCCAAGGTCACGCAAGAGCTCGAAACGTACTGGGAATTGGCGCTCGCCCCATACTGGGCACGGATCAGGGCCGTACTGGACGCTGACATCTTCCATCGGGCTCGCACAGTCGCCGAACACGGCGCGGGCCACCTCTTCAACGACCTGCATACCTCGGTGAGCTGGGACGACAACACACTCCGACTGCTCCACCGCAAGCGAAACATGCCACGCCACTCCGCCGGCGCGGGACTGCTCCTGATCCCGTCCGCGTTCACCGGACCCGGCCTGCGCACCCAGGTACGGCTGCCGGACCCGCCGCAACTCGCCTATCCGGCACGTGGCGTCGGCACACTCTGGGAGACCCGGCCTGCCAACGGTGTCAGTGCCCTCACCCCCGTCCTCGGCCGCTCACGCACACTGCTGCTGACCGAGTTGGAGACCCCGGCCTCCACCACCGAACTTGCCCACCGAACCGGACTCTCTCCAGCCGGGGTATCCCAATACCTCACCGCACTGCGCAACGCGGGTCTGGTCAGCGCCCACCGCGTTGGCCGTTCCGTTCTCTACGCCCGCACCATTGCCGCGGAGGTGCTCCTTGAAGCCGCCCTGGTCTGA
- a CDS encoding ArsR family transcriptional regulator: MLELDYPVDQEMHLQGRGLVLQPSFFCRYNVTSLADPRLPPVLVYPIDHDPDWALPTLPAEQTRSLTTLLGTTRTQLLYAAADGMATTQQLAHRAHTTPPNASRHLTALREATLIHSHRNRNTVLHTITRLGTAYSTANSPPSPFDCHRRLRDIAAGGPVS, translated from the coding sequence GTGCTGGAACTCGACTACCCCGTCGACCAAGAGATGCATCTCCAAGGTCGCGGCCTGGTCCTGCAGCCGTCATTTTTCTGCCGCTACAACGTCACCAGCCTCGCCGACCCGCGACTGCCGCCCGTACTTGTCTACCCCATCGACCACGACCCCGACTGGGCTCTGCCCACCCTCCCCGCGGAACAGACGAGGTCGCTCACCACGCTGCTCGGCACCACCAGGACACAGCTTCTGTACGCGGCGGCGGACGGCATGGCCACCACTCAGCAACTGGCCCACCGCGCCCACACCACACCCCCCAACGCCAGCCGCCACCTCACCGCCCTCCGCGAAGCCACCCTGATCCACAGCCACCGCAACCGCAACACCGTTCTCCACACCATCACCCGCCTCGGCACCGCCTACTCAACGGCCAACAGCCCCCCGTCCCCGTTTGATTGCCACCGCAGACTGCGTGACATCGCGGCGGGTGGGCCGGTGTCGTGA
- a CDS encoding transglycosylase SLT domain-containing protein produces MPAFTSALTCLPARLRVMSAAGTVAIAATAALTLTTASPATAAPRPASKAQVSSPTMDQWIGRALAIMKAKHIPGSYAGILRNIKRESGGNPRAVNNWDSNARAGTPSKGLLQVIDPTFRRFHVAGTAWDIFDPVANIAAACNYAAHTYGSIDNVNSGY; encoded by the coding sequence ATGCCTGCTTTCACGTCTGCCCTGACCTGCCTGCCTGCCCGCCTGCGCGTCATGTCCGCAGCCGGCACCGTCGCCATCGCCGCGACGGCGGCACTCACCCTGACCACCGCTTCCCCCGCAACCGCGGCCCCTCGCCCCGCGAGCAAGGCGCAGGTGTCCTCCCCCACCATGGACCAGTGGATCGGCAGGGCTCTGGCCATCATGAAGGCCAAGCACATCCCCGGCTCCTACGCCGGCATCCTGCGAAACATCAAGCGTGAGTCCGGCGGCAACCCCCGGGCCGTCAACAACTGGGACTCCAACGCCCGCGCCGGCACCCCCTCCAAGGGGTTGCTCCAGGTCATCGATCCCACGTTCCGAAGGTTCCACGTCGCGGGCACGGCGTGGGACATCTTCGACCCGGTGGCCAACATCGCCGCCGCCTGCAACTACGCCGCTCACACCTACGGCTCCATCGACAACGTCAACTCCGGGTACTGA
- a CDS encoding cytochrome P450, with translation MTTPHHPTDFLHDLRTRSAAEGGVFWINDNLLAVFEPDAARKVSAANWQGLLMSDRFVDMIRRRRSTPVPWSRVRAEWRTQLHTLATAEHHAGLITRMQRTIDGHLGDDIDLVLLAQDAAVQALLPVALSGLTARESASIVQDLDQKLKRLIDRSPGSGLRHQLHFAAVQFRAGLVVRRVLRERAMGRRVRECDLADPFVDLLPVLGMDRALDVVTAVLTAIGGPPGAAAASVLYELARQPKWAQQLTVELREVDPDEFCAAPAKAAPLTHRFVKEVLRMWSPPLLLMRHARTSFDLGNTTLEEGRGYVLSPHMIHRDHRFWRDADAFDPDRFLPGAPHGPLGRGCYVPFGWAPKKCIGADIGTVQLMALCYLMCTRYHLFVPDVERVTMAYRFAPVPQKFHGQLTLR, from the coding sequence GTGACCACTCCGCACCATCCCACCGACTTCCTGCACGACCTGCGTACCCGCAGCGCAGCCGAAGGCGGAGTCTTCTGGATCAACGACAACCTGCTCGCCGTCTTCGAGCCGGACGCGGCACGCAAGGTCAGCGCCGCGAACTGGCAGGGCCTCCTCATGAGCGACCGCTTCGTCGACATGATCCGGCGCCGCCGCAGCACGCCGGTGCCATGGTCCCGCGTGCGCGCCGAGTGGCGCACCCAGCTGCACACACTCGCCACCGCCGAGCACCACGCAGGCCTGATCACTCGGATGCAGCGGACCATCGACGGGCACCTAGGCGACGACATCGATCTGGTCCTGCTCGCACAGGATGCCGCCGTACAGGCCCTGCTGCCCGTCGCGCTGTCGGGTCTCACCGCGCGCGAGAGCGCGTCGATCGTCCAGGACCTCGACCAGAAGCTGAAGCGGTTGATAGACCGTTCCCCCGGGAGCGGGCTGAGGCATCAACTTCACTTCGCTGCCGTGCAGTTCCGCGCGGGCCTCGTCGTACGGCGGGTGCTGCGTGAGCGTGCCATGGGGCGCCGTGTACGGGAGTGCGACCTCGCCGATCCGTTCGTCGACCTGCTGCCGGTACTCGGCATGGACCGTGCGCTCGACGTGGTCACCGCGGTGCTCACGGCAATCGGCGGACCGCCCGGCGCGGCGGCCGCGAGCGTGCTGTACGAACTCGCCCGCCAGCCGAAGTGGGCCCAACAACTCACCGTCGAACTCAGGGAGGTCGATCCGGACGAGTTCTGCGCCGCCCCGGCGAAGGCAGCGCCGCTCACCCACCGTTTCGTCAAGGAAGTGCTGCGTATGTGGAGTCCGCCGCTGCTGCTCATGCGGCACGCCCGGACTTCGTTCGACCTCGGCAATACCACGCTGGAGGAGGGGCGTGGCTATGTACTGAGCCCGCATATGATTCATCGCGATCACCGGTTCTGGCGCGACGCGGACGCCTTCGATCCGGACCGTTTCCTGCCCGGCGCCCCGCACGGCCCCCTCGGTAGGGGTTGCTATGTGCCCTTCGGCTGGGCGCCCAAGAAGTGCATCGGTGCCGATATCGGCACCGTCCAACTGATGGCGCTGTGCTACCTGATGTGCACGCGCTACCACCTCTTCGTGCCCGACGTCGAGCGCGTGACCATGGCGTATCGCTTCGCGCCCGTGCCCCAGAAGTTCCACGGACAGCTCACCCTTCGCTGA